One genomic region from Halosolutus amylolyticus encodes:
- a CDS encoding acetyl-CoA acetyltransferase produces the protein MSTDPIIAGVGESELGKTPDRTWIDNAAVASVRALNDAGLDLDAVDGVAVAGANDDLPTLLLGEYLGIDHPQYMDGTEIGGSAFERFVETAARSMESGNVDVVVIAYGSTQRTAGEGTPEIESSHPVDQFAELAGTFTPVSQYALATQRHMHEHGTTEAQLAEIAVSTREWASMNPKAARRDPLTVDDVLSSPPVSAPLKQLDCCLVSDGGGALVLVSPEKAAELDSTNVAISGAASTQTHRKDMSQMPDLTSTGATETGPRAFEQAGIDVDDVDVAEIYDSFTYTVLTTLEDLGFCDQGAGGEFVEGGTLGPDGSLPTNTHGGGLSYCHPGHFGIFLLIEAVRQLRGEYDGKRQVPDATTAVAHGTGGVLSSSSTVVLERRGQP, from the coding sequence ATGTCGACAGATCCGATTATCGCAGGAGTTGGCGAGAGCGAACTGGGAAAGACGCCGGACCGGACTTGGATAGATAATGCTGCGGTGGCGTCTGTGAGAGCGCTTAACGACGCAGGTCTCGATCTCGATGCCGTAGATGGCGTTGCAGTCGCCGGTGCGAATGACGATCTCCCGACGCTTCTTCTCGGAGAGTATCTGGGGATCGATCACCCACAGTACATGGATGGGACTGAAATTGGCGGATCAGCGTTCGAACGATTCGTCGAAACAGCAGCGAGATCGATGGAATCCGGAAATGTAGACGTCGTCGTAATTGCGTACGGGTCGACCCAGCGGACTGCCGGGGAAGGAACACCGGAAATCGAAAGCTCACATCCCGTCGACCAGTTCGCTGAACTGGCTGGGACGTTCACGCCCGTTAGTCAGTATGCGCTGGCAACACAGCGACATATGCACGAGCACGGAACGACGGAAGCCCAGTTAGCAGAAATCGCAGTTTCGACGCGAGAGTGGGCCTCGATGAATCCCAAAGCAGCGAGGCGCGATCCGCTCACAGTCGACGATGTTCTCAGTTCGCCACCGGTATCCGCCCCGCTGAAACAGCTCGACTGTTGTCTGGTCTCTGACGGCGGTGGTGCTCTCGTTCTCGTCTCACCGGAGAAAGCCGCCGAACTAGACTCGACGAACGTTGCTATTAGTGGCGCTGCGTCGACCCAGACCCACCGAAAGGATATGAGTCAGATGCCAGATCTGACTTCGACTGGTGCCACAGAGACTGGTCCACGAGCGTTTGAGCAGGCTGGAATCGACGTAGACGACGTCGACGTTGCCGAGATATACGATTCGTTCACGTATACGGTCCTTACGACGCTCGAGGATCTTGGCTTCTGTGACCAGGGTGCCGGCGGTGAATTCGTAGAAGGCGGGACCCTCGGGCCAGATGGGTCGTTACCGACCAATACTCACGGAGGCGGGCTCTCGTACTGTCACCCCGGCCATTTCGGGATCTTCCTCCTGATCGAAGCTGTTCGCCAACTTCGAGGAGAGTACGACGGAAAACGACAGGTTCCAGATGCTACCACGGCTGTTGCCCACGGAACAGGCGGCGTTCTTTCGAGTAGTAGTACCGTCGTGCTGGAACGGAGGGGCCAACCATGA
- a CDS encoding Zn-ribbon domain-containing OB-fold protein: MTDGPIPVVDKCEEWDGPVPEPTGLTAEFWSETANGRFLVQQCPNCDHQQFYPRIVCTNCGREEPDWTDTSGDGEIYSFTICYTAREEAFQKLTPYVVAIVELEDGPQLTALVPADPDEITIGTPVEMRLWQVDDDAALPVFYPV; the protein is encoded by the coding sequence ATGACCGACGGTCCTATCCCGGTGGTCGACAAGTGTGAAGAGTGGGACGGGCCCGTTCCAGAGCCGACTGGTCTCACTGCCGAGTTCTGGAGCGAAACGGCAAACGGGAGGTTCCTCGTCCAACAGTGTCCAAACTGTGATCATCAGCAGTTCTATCCCCGGATCGTCTGTACGAACTGCGGTCGTGAAGAGCCTGACTGGACGGACACGTCCGGAGACGGTGAGATCTACTCGTTCACGATCTGTTATACCGCCAGGGAGGAAGCGTTCCAGAAGCTAACACCGTATGTCGTGGCGATCGTCGAACTAGAGGACGGTCCGCAGTTGACCGCTCTTGTTCCAGCCGATCCGGACGAGATAACGATCGGAACTCCAGTAGAGATGCGATTGTGGCAAGTCGACGATGACGCAGCCTTGCCCGTGTTTTACCCGGTGTAA
- a CDS encoding acyl-CoA dehydrogenase family protein has translation MEFSVPEEARHINRALDDFIEQEVKPLEDEHPKFFGEDRERHIVDDENLQCEEYRELVHRVKKKAAEAGFYGMEMPEEVGGGGVDILTRSIVGEHVANREPGLHEYGVLGTEGGPTPILLACNESQREKYLYPLMDAEISSAFAISEPECGSDPQYMNTTAEKDGDEWVINGKKYWISNGPYADFAMVFARTSGEDGDIDGITCFLVDAENPGYKVGKIHRTMGLTPGMQSELIFDDCRVGKDQILGEVGEGFQTAMSWIGGGRLNIAAYTVGKAQYLLDLAVDYANQRETFGTEIRNRQGVSFPLADLATDIEQTRLLYRYAAWKMDQDEHARKEESMAKLRGAELYNKAADVAMQVHGGAGFMKSLPIEHEYRAARVYRIFEGTDEIQRRTIANELF, from the coding sequence ATGGAGTTTAGCGTACCCGAAGAAGCGAGACATATCAACCGCGCACTGGATGACTTCATCGAGCAAGAAGTCAAACCACTCGAAGATGAACATCCGAAGTTCTTTGGCGAGGATAGAGAACGCCACATTGTCGACGACGAGAACCTGCAGTGTGAGGAGTATCGAGAACTGGTTCACCGAGTCAAAAAGAAGGCTGCAGAAGCTGGATTTTACGGGATGGAGATGCCCGAGGAGGTCGGTGGCGGCGGCGTCGACATTCTGACGCGTTCTATCGTTGGGGAACACGTCGCCAATCGAGAACCAGGTCTTCACGAATACGGCGTATTGGGAACGGAAGGGGGTCCTACACCGATTTTACTGGCTTGTAACGAATCCCAGCGAGAGAAATATTTGTATCCACTAATGGACGCAGAAATCTCGTCGGCGTTTGCTATTTCCGAACCGGAATGTGGAAGTGACCCGCAGTATATGAACACAACGGCCGAAAAGGACGGTGACGAGTGGGTCATCAACGGCAAAAAGTACTGGATCAGTAACGGTCCGTACGCAGACTTCGCGATGGTCTTTGCGCGTACGAGCGGTGAGGACGGCGATATCGACGGTATAACCTGTTTTCTCGTCGACGCAGAGAATCCCGGGTACAAAGTTGGAAAGATCCACCGAACGATGGGGTTGACCCCCGGCATGCAAAGCGAGTTGATCTTCGACGATTGTCGGGTGGGTAAAGATCAAATCCTCGGTGAAGTCGGCGAAGGATTCCAGACAGCGATGAGCTGGATCGGCGGGGGTCGTCTCAATATCGCGGCCTATACCGTTGGAAAGGCCCAGTATCTGTTGGATCTCGCTGTCGATTATGCGAATCAACGAGAAACGTTCGGGACGGAGATCCGAAATCGTCAGGGAGTTTCGTTCCCGTTGGCAGACCTCGCAACAGACATCGAGCAAACCCGACTCCTCTATCGGTATGCCGCGTGGAAGATGGACCAGGACGAGCACGCCCGAAAAGAGGAGTCGATGGCAAAACTCAGAGGGGCAGAGCTCTACAACAAGGCTGCCGACGTTGCGATGCAGGTTCACGGTGGTGCCGGCTTCATGAAGAGTCTTCCAATCGAGCACGAGTATCGCGCAGCACGAGTCTACCGTATTTTCGAAGGGACCGACGAGATTCAAAGGCGAACGATCGCAAACGAACTCTTCTAG
- a CDS encoding acyl-CoA synthetase — MTDVPALDSYRLHEQDWESYEELQDSFEFEIPDEFNMVNYVCDRWADDDEEHIALYSETVDGEETIYTFSELRTMANQIANFLGDQEIGRDARIAVSGSQRVETIVGHLAAWKLGAVSVPLSNLIGPDGLEYRLNDCEPTAFIVDGGAVETLRSVKDDIDSLETVIVAEGEEATGDEYAFEEVVRSQPATFENATTDPEDEAMIIYTSGTTGNPKGVVHAHRGLLGLIPPQLMKHDMQIRDDEVERIVAEWSWVASINDTILPAWYFGKSMVAHNRQGFNPEKEFELIDKYDITILAAPPTGVRMMMQIEDATERYDLDSLRVFACGGEAVGETIEEWVDETFDGAHLVDGLGQTEAPALTGDCPSLGCGHKDGKMGRPGIGVEVKVVDVRGDREEVDRGGVGELAIKYDNPQCFKRYLNKPEKTAKKVQDGWLYTEDLVSMDEEGYLEFESRADDVIISSGYRIGPEEIEDCLTGHEAVVDAGVIGVPHDIRGEIPKAFVTLVDDATPTDSLKSELQEYVKSRLAKYEYPRELEFIETLPTTSSGKLRRVDLRKREGIADD; from the coding sequence ATGACAGATGTGCCAGCGCTAGATTCGTACCGGCTACACGAACAGGACTGGGAGAGCTATGAAGAACTCCAGGACTCATTCGAGTTCGAGATTCCAGACGAATTCAACATGGTAAATTACGTCTGTGACCGCTGGGCAGACGACGACGAAGAACACATCGCTCTCTACAGCGAGACTGTAGATGGGGAGGAGACGATATACACGTTCTCGGAACTCCGAACGATGGCGAACCAGATCGCGAACTTCCTCGGCGATCAGGAGATCGGACGAGACGCGAGAATTGCCGTAAGCGGATCTCAGCGGGTCGAAACGATCGTCGGTCATCTTGCTGCGTGGAAGCTCGGTGCCGTCTCCGTACCACTGAGTAATCTGATTGGACCGGATGGTCTCGAGTACCGGCTGAACGATTGTGAGCCAACTGCATTCATCGTCGATGGGGGCGCAGTCGAAACCCTCCGGTCGGTCAAAGATGACATCGATTCTCTCGAAACGGTGATCGTCGCCGAAGGGGAGGAAGCTACCGGCGACGAGTATGCGTTTGAGGAGGTTGTTAGGTCCCAACCGGCGACATTCGAAAACGCCACAACCGATCCCGAAGACGAAGCGATGATAATCTATACGAGCGGCACGACAGGGAATCCTAAAGGGGTCGTACACGCACACAGAGGATTGCTCGGCCTGATACCGCCACAGTTGATGAAACATGATATGCAAATCCGGGACGACGAGGTGGAGCGAATCGTTGCCGAGTGGTCGTGGGTTGCCTCGATCAACGATACGATCCTTCCGGCCTGGTATTTCGGAAAATCGATGGTTGCACACAACCGGCAGGGGTTCAATCCCGAGAAGGAGTTCGAACTAATCGACAAGTACGATATTACGATTCTCGCTGCCCCGCCAACGGGTGTGCGAATGATGATGCAAATCGAGGACGCCACCGAACGATACGATCTCGACAGTCTCAGGGTCTTCGCATGTGGCGGCGAGGCCGTCGGTGAGACGATTGAGGAGTGGGTCGACGAAACGTTCGATGGCGCACATCTCGTCGATGGGCTCGGTCAGACAGAAGCGCCAGCACTGACGGGCGACTGTCCGTCGCTTGGGTGCGGGCACAAAGATGGAAAGATGGGGCGCCCAGGTATCGGTGTCGAAGTGAAGGTCGTCGACGTTCGCGGAGACCGAGAAGAGGTCGACAGAGGTGGGGTCGGTGAGTTGGCGATAAAATACGACAACCCGCAGTGTTTCAAACGCTATCTGAACAAGCCGGAAAAGACAGCAAAGAAAGTACAAGATGGGTGGCTGTACACTGAAGACCTCGTATCGATGGACGAAGAAGGGTATCTCGAATTCGAGAGTCGAGCTGACGACGTAATCATTAGTTCGGGTTACCGGATTGGGCCTGAAGAGATCGAAGACTGTCTCACGGGACACGAGGCGGTCGTCGACGCAGGTGTGATCGGTGTTCCACACGATATCCGAGGAGAGATTCCAAAAGCCTTCGTTACCCTGGTAGATGACGCGACACCCACTGATTCGCTGAAGTCGGAACTACAGGAGTATGTCAAGAGTCGGCTCGCGAAATACGAATATCCACGAGAGCTAGAGTTCATCGAAACGCTCCCGACGACGTCCTCGGGGAAACTCCGTCGTGTCGATCTCCGGAAGCGCGAAGGAATCGCTGACGACTAG
- a CDS encoding enoyl-CoA hydratase/isomerase family protein, translating to MEETLDTVLVEMDEETGLGHITLNRPDKLNTINQQLKSDLTTALKSLREHDKEASGVSVRAVVLEGAGERAFCAGADVSGFGDRTPGQFEQRTIFDRLADFPAPVIAKIEGYCLGGGLELALACDLRLASAESEFGLPEVELGLLPGGGGVQYISRLAGPAVAMEIAMTGKRYSTEFAEETGIVSASYPNSEFDEAVDEFVHELARKPPLALRAIKDAAHRSVETGLAEGRRYDRRVFSTLLETADHEAAAAAFKSDDQPEFEGR from the coding sequence ATGGAAGAGACACTGGATACTGTTCTAGTCGAGATGGACGAAGAGACCGGACTCGGCCACATCACGTTGAACCGACCGGACAAACTCAACACGATCAATCAGCAACTAAAAAGCGATCTTACAACGGCACTCAAGTCCCTCCGTGAGCACGACAAGGAAGCGTCTGGTGTGTCAGTACGTGCCGTCGTTCTGGAGGGAGCAGGTGAACGCGCATTCTGTGCAGGTGCTGATGTCTCCGGATTCGGCGATCGAACGCCCGGACAGTTCGAACAGCGAACAATTTTCGACCGGCTTGCTGATTTTCCGGCACCGGTTATCGCCAAGATAGAGGGGTACTGTCTCGGAGGGGGGCTAGAACTGGCCCTTGCCTGTGACCTCCGTCTCGCGAGTGCCGAAAGCGAGTTCGGGTTGCCCGAAGTCGAACTCGGTCTACTTCCCGGCGGTGGCGGCGTGCAGTACATTTCACGGCTTGCTGGCCCTGCCGTCGCGATGGAGATAGCGATGACCGGAAAGCGGTACTCCACCGAATTTGCCGAGGAAACAGGAATCGTTTCTGCGTCGTATCCAAACAGTGAGTTCGACGAAGCTGTCGATGAGTTCGTCCACGAACTCGCTCGGAAACCACCACTGGCACTTCGAGCTATCAAAGATGCAGCACACCGTTCGGTCGAGACTGGACTGGCAGAAGGACGTCGATACGATCGTCGAGTGTTCTCGACACTCCTCGAGACAGCTGACCACGAGGCTGCTGCTGCCGCGTTTAAATCGGACGATCAACCCGAATTCGAGGGTCGATAA
- a CDS encoding 3-hydroxyacyl-CoA dehydrogenase produces MSKEKIQSVTVVGAGNMGHGIAEVIALAGYEVTLHDIDEDALQTGYEQITQSLQDLSTSGRIDESPSEIVARIDTEPNSANAIENVDLVIEAVSEDMGLKRNVFSELDEHAPADAILATNTSSLSITDIGEGTNRSSKVVGMHFFNPPVLMQLVEVIYGEETSERTVETVADFARALGKTPISVEKDVHGFVVNNVLAPFSVEADHMVSDGESSIRAIDSAMVHRRGYPMGPFELGDMSGIDVTYEAQDAGDKPVPPLMEEKYEAGEYGRKTGKGYYDYDLGDGAEYSIADGSEVDTFRIEACLINEAASLIEREIATAADIDKGVKLGAGFPEGICERADAIGIGVVYNKLRTLYEASGHERHKPSPRLKTMVEEGRTGKTAGEGFHTYDNDEQ; encoded by the coding sequence GTGAGTAAGGAGAAAATCCAATCAGTGACCGTCGTCGGAGCTGGAAACATGGGCCACGGGATTGCAGAGGTCATCGCACTGGCTGGTTACGAAGTCACGTTGCACGATATAGACGAAGATGCGCTACAGACAGGATACGAGCAGATCACACAGAGTTTACAGGACCTTTCCACGTCAGGCCGTATTGACGAATCCCCCTCCGAAATTGTCGCACGTATCGACACCGAACCGAATTCGGCGAACGCAATCGAGAATGTCGACCTGGTTATCGAAGCGGTATCCGAGGACATGGGACTCAAGCGGAACGTGTTCAGTGAACTCGACGAACACGCACCCGCTGACGCGATCCTTGCAACGAACACCTCCAGCCTGAGTATTACGGACATCGGTGAAGGAACCAACCGGTCATCAAAGGTCGTCGGGATGCACTTTTTCAACCCGCCCGTCTTGATGCAACTCGTCGAAGTGATATACGGAGAAGAGACGAGTGAGAGGACGGTCGAAACAGTCGCTGATTTCGCCAGAGCACTAGGGAAAACACCGATCTCTGTGGAAAAAGACGTTCATGGGTTCGTCGTCAACAATGTGTTGGCGCCGTTTTCTGTCGAGGCCGACCACATGGTTTCGGACGGCGAGTCAAGTATCCGAGCAATCGACTCCGCGATGGTTCACCGACGCGGTTATCCAATGGGGCCATTCGAGCTCGGAGACATGAGTGGGATCGACGTAACGTACGAGGCCCAGGACGCGGGTGACAAACCCGTCCCACCATTAATGGAAGAAAAGTACGAGGCGGGTGAGTACGGCCGCAAAACCGGCAAAGGGTATTACGATTATGACCTAGGTGACGGTGCCGAATACAGCATAGCGGACGGCTCAGAGGTCGACACGTTTCGCATCGAGGCATGTCTCATCAACGAAGCAGCGTCACTCATCGAACGCGAAATTGCCACTGCAGCGGATATAGATAAGGGTGTGAAGCTTGGAGCAGGGTTTCCCGAGGGGATATGTGAACGTGCAGACGCGATCGGGATCGGTGTCGTATACAACAAACTCAGAACCCTCTACGAGGCGAGTGGTCACGAGCGTCACAAGCCATCTCCACGTTTGAAAACGATGGTAGAGGAAGGAAGGACCGGAAAGACCGCTGGGGAGGGCTTTCACACGTACGACAACGACGAGCAGTAG
- a CDS encoding class I adenylate-forming enzyme family protein — protein sequence MIDSNTHTLKAALNQATEWYPEKEVFVQAFSDDRRNTYVEFNDDCRKMANAYLEDGIEKGDRIVFVSDTTVEHAVAYFAALKVGAIPANLHTRAAVNVNKSLIDELEPETIVFQPKYTDDVEAFETDDVKRLIALDSDAESPSFASNVSEFVEGAPETEPDVNLQPSDDAFINFTSGTTGKPKGMVRSHEEAIEFIQTATYIYQSDRTDVYLNPFGTGFIGWPLFMLSCSSMGATVVCMDEFAPARVPELIESEGITFTIITPTMWKMILQHGDADDYDLSSLDRVGYAGEAISTDVYKRLQDQYTENVLTVYGGTDPGFVTVLFPEEVTEQALESVGRPVMNHNVRIIEPESKDPTATVEPGEIGEIIARGPSTANRVYNRPEKTEELFDDDGWWYGGDLARIGTDGNIYLEGRVDNMIISGGVNVYAEAVETVLDNHPAIHEVAVIGMPDEKWGERVTAYVISDDGSLTENELEQWCRDNDDLGDYQRPREFIFRDELPRSNTGKLDRDSLRSDANS from the coding sequence ATGATAGACAGCAACACTCACACACTCAAAGCAGCGTTGAACCAAGCAACTGAATGGTATCCAGAAAAGGAGGTTTTCGTTCAGGCATTTTCCGATGATCGACGCAATACCTATGTAGAGTTCAACGACGACTGCCGTAAAATGGCAAACGCGTATCTCGAGGATGGTATCGAAAAAGGTGACAGGATCGTATTTGTTAGTGACACCACCGTCGAGCATGCTGTCGCGTATTTTGCGGCTCTGAAAGTAGGTGCAATTCCAGCGAATCTTCATACGCGGGCCGCAGTCAACGTGAACAAGTCGCTGATCGATGAGTTGGAACCGGAAACGATCGTCTTCCAACCGAAATACACTGACGACGTCGAAGCGTTCGAGACCGACGACGTAAAACGGTTGATCGCTCTCGACTCCGACGCCGAATCACCATCGTTTGCATCGAACGTCAGCGAATTCGTCGAGGGCGCTCCCGAAACCGAACCAGACGTCAATCTCCAGCCGTCCGACGACGCCTTCATCAATTTTACATCCGGTACCACAGGAAAGCCAAAGGGGATGGTCCGTTCCCACGAAGAAGCGATTGAGTTTATCCAGACGGCGACGTATATCTATCAGTCCGACCGGACTGACGTATATCTCAATCCGTTTGGAACGGGATTCATCGGCTGGCCACTGTTCATGTTGTCCTGTTCGTCTATGGGTGCGACCGTGGTCTGTATGGACGAGTTTGCTCCGGCCCGGGTTCCCGAACTGATCGAATCGGAGGGGATCACGTTCACAATCATTACGCCAACGATGTGGAAAATGATTCTTCAACACGGTGACGCCGACGACTACGATCTGTCTTCACTCGATAGAGTTGGCTATGCCGGTGAAGCAATAAGTACAGATGTGTACAAGCGACTTCAGGACCAGTATACGGAAAACGTCCTGACGGTGTACGGTGGTACCGACCCTGGGTTTGTCACGGTTCTTTTCCCCGAAGAAGTTACGGAGCAGGCACTCGAGAGCGTCGGCCGGCCGGTTATGAACCACAACGTTCGCATTATCGAACCGGAATCGAAGGATCCTACGGCAACAGTTGAACCGGGGGAGATCGGCGAGATCATCGCCCGGGGACCGAGTACCGCGAACCGCGTCTACAACCGACCCGAGAAGACCGAGGAACTCTTTGACGACGATGGATGGTGGTACGGCGGCGATCTCGCCAGGATCGGAACTGACGGCAATATCTATCTCGAGGGTCGCGTCGACAACATGATTATTTCCGGTGGTGTCAACGTCTACGCTGAAGCAGTCGAAACGGTTCTCGATAATCATCCGGCGATCCACGAAGTTGCAGTTATCGGCATGCCGGACGAAAAGTGGGGTGAGCGAGTCACAGCGTACGTCATTTCAGACGACGGGTCACTGACCGAAAATGAACTAGAACAATGGTGCCGTGACAATGACGACCTCGGCGATTATCAGCGACCACGTGAATTCATCTTCCGGGACGAATTACCTCGGTCTAATACCGGCAAGCTCGACCGCGACTCGCTCCGGTCGGATGCCAATTCCTAA
- a CDS encoding LLM class flavin-dependent oxidoreductase yields the protein MVQIAAIHNGSTNLPTKRTEDGSLITDASLREVHQDCQQLVKDQIEHGVKAEQHGFDRIFFTEHHFELTAAEFSPNPMMSQMAIASQTEDIKLCQGTNIITWHDPVRFAEQAAMLDILSDGRAEIGVGRGYQPRENEVLGGQYWGGTIQDQEKNRASFEEKFEIIKKAWTEDLFSHQGEFHTIPPSYTKWHHDHEKAFLESDVTEYEVDDVMDWKNADYYSSDLWNSVVSGGSTLKSLSVFPQPMQEPYPQLWQPVSTYRSCDWAAQNGVNGMTFAHTEGVRKNLERYYSAAEEAGWPDRRPEYDGEPFRHGWDEERERGFITGRWIFNTEVGDDETFEKWKQGVEHTWDFFGPFGFTAPITGDPEQVPTAEELEEKGVIIAGDTDHIVDRVLTQAEMLGYEEHFNFAIFFETSGVSNEKTNKQLEAFGEKVLPHLEEEYPSP from the coding sequence ATGGTTCAGATAGCAGCTATTCATAATGGCTCGACCAACTTGCCAACCAAGCGGACTGAGGATGGATCACTCATTACGGACGCCTCGTTACGTGAAGTTCATCAGGATTGCCAGCAGCTTGTCAAAGATCAAATCGAGCACGGTGTGAAAGCGGAACAACACGGATTCGATCGCATCTTCTTTACCGAGCACCACTTCGAACTGACTGCTGCTGAATTCAGTCCGAATCCGATGATGTCGCAAATGGCGATCGCGAGCCAAACTGAAGACATCAAGCTCTGCCAGGGAACGAATATCATTACGTGGCACGATCCGGTCCGGTTTGCCGAGCAGGCGGCGATGCTTGACATTCTAAGCGACGGCCGGGCAGAAATCGGAGTTGGACGTGGCTATCAACCACGCGAGAACGAAGTACTCGGAGGCCAATACTGGGGCGGTACGATCCAGGACCAGGAGAAGAACCGGGCATCGTTCGAAGAAAAGTTCGAGATTATCAAGAAAGCCTGGACGGAAGATCTGTTCTCCCATCAAGGAGAGTTTCATACGATCCCGCCGAGCTATACCAAGTGGCACCACGACCACGAAAAAGCGTTTCTCGAAAGCGACGTAACGGAGTACGAGGTCGATGATGTCATGGACTGGAAGAATGCGGATTACTATTCGAGCGACCTCTGGAACAGTGTCGTTTCCGGCGGTTCGACGCTCAAATCGCTCTCTGTCTTCCCACAACCGATGCAGGAGCCGTATCCACAGCTCTGGCAGCCGGTCTCTACGTATCGGTCGTGTGACTGGGCAGCACAGAATGGCGTCAACGGAATGACGTTTGCTCACACCGAAGGTGTGAGAAAGAACCTCGAACGGTACTACTCCGCCGCAGAGGAGGCCGGGTGGCCGGACCGTCGGCCTGAGTATGATGGCGAACCCTTCCGACACGGGTGGGACGAAGAACGGGAGCGTGGATTCATCACGGGACGATGGATATTCAACACCGAAGTCGGTGACGATGAAACATTCGAAAAGTGGAAACAGGGCGTCGAACACACCTGGGATTTCTTCGGTCCATTTGGGTTTACGGCACCGATCACTGGCGATCCGGAGCAGGTCCCAACGGCGGAAGAACTGGAAGAAAAGGGAGTCATTATCGCCGGGGATACCGACCACATCGTGGACAGAGTCCTGACCCAGGCCGAGATGCTGGGCTACGAGGAGCACTTCAATTTCGCTATCTTCTTCGAAACCTCGGGTGTTTCCAACGAAAAGACCAACAAACAGCTCGAGGCGTTCGGAGAAAAGGTCCTGCCCCACCTGGAAGAGGAGTATCCGAGTCCGTAA
- a CDS encoding LLM class flavin-dependent oxidoreductase, producing MAPSVGLFPRSTTHTSLVDFAVRAEALGYTSVWIGEGVEHNLFVKLSEIATQTSSITLGSGIANVYTRTPTLLAMSAMSLQRQSGGRFILGLGASHPPIVEDYHGLAFDRPLQRLEETVDIIKALTSDDDSTEYDGDIFSVCDLPCREVQVPLYNAAIGPANRRLTGQLFDGWIPYGIPLPALESATTEIESGRESIGRCPDSIEIVPWITAAVSDDRKTAYDAVRQHITTFVSRFDAYRRAFAQQYPEVIDDLTTAIAAGNDSDAIAHITDEMVATFAIAGEPKSAREQVRAVFDREYIDSVVLTTPRTASDGVIEQTISELAPSTL from the coding sequence ATGGCACCATCAGTAGGTTTGTTCCCTCGATCGACTACACACACATCACTTGTCGATTTTGCAGTCCGTGCCGAGGCGCTAGGATACACATCGGTCTGGATTGGGGAGGGAGTCGAACATAATCTGTTCGTGAAACTCTCTGAAATCGCTACTCAAACCAGTTCCATTACGCTTGGGAGCGGTATCGCAAACGTCTACACACGTACACCGACCTTGCTCGCGATGTCGGCAATGTCTCTCCAGCGACAATCCGGCGGACGATTCATTCTCGGACTGGGGGCCAGCCACCCCCCTATCGTCGAAGACTATCACGGATTGGCATTTGACCGGCCGCTTCAGCGACTAGAAGAGACAGTCGATATCATCAAGGCGTTAACTTCCGATGACGATTCGACGGAGTACGATGGGGATATCTTTTCCGTGTGTGACCTCCCCTGTCGAGAGGTACAGGTTCCGCTGTACAATGCAGCAATTGGTCCCGCGAACCGACGGCTCACAGGACAACTCTTCGACGGCTGGATCCCCTATGGAATTCCACTACCGGCACTGGAATCGGCTACTACAGAGATCGAATCAGGCCGAGAATCTATTGGTCGGTGTCCCGATTCGATCGAGATAGTGCCGTGGATAACTGCTGCCGTAAGCGACGATCGAAAAACTGCGTACGATGCCGTCCGACAGCACATTACAACCTTCGTCAGTCGATTCGACGCGTATCGACGAGCGTTTGCCCAGCAGTATCCCGAAGTAATCGACGACCTCACCACTGCGATAGCGGCTGGCAACGACAGCGACGCTATTGCACATATCACCGATGAAATGGTTGCAACGTTCGCCATTGCAGGCGAACCAAAATCGGCACGCGAACAGGTACGGGCAGTTTTCGATCGTGAGTATATCGACAGCGTTGTGCTAACGACGCCACGGACTGCGAGCGATGGTGTAATTGAACAAACAATATCCGAACTGGCCCCGTCTACCTTGTAA